Genomic window (Vanessa tameamea isolate UH-Manoa-2023 chromosome 3, ilVanTame1 primary haplotype, whole genome shotgun sequence):
AACCTTTGAGGCGTTATGAACACCTAGATGCATCAATCATTTTCAGTGACATTCTTGTTATACCACAAGCATTAGGCATGACTGTGGAAATGCATCCTGGTGTGGTATGTTTTGTGAAATACTACTCATTAATTTGTAATcacatatagaatattatttactaataaaagtaataattttgtcTCCATACTCACTAGTATCAAATTCTAATAATAAGTACAACAATGTGAGTAAGTAATTAGATTGAAATAAAGTCATCGGTAATATATTGAGTTTATCATATTAATGTAggttttttcatattaaactaGTCAAACTTCCAAAAGAATATCCTATCAGAAAATACTATTGTATGGGTAGtttattagaaaaatgtttctatcttaaaaaatggtAAACTTCGGTATAAACTTTTAACTGCATTAGaggatgaatttttaaaaatcttttcttagAGCTCGctatagttcttttttttaaagattcctGTGAAAAATTACATCCCATTATAAAAATTGGCTTAGGCTGTGTTATATGTCagtcagttattttaaaatattattaagtagattttatataattcaaaaaaataattggtatgatattagaaaaatatttcaggGCCCTGTCTTCCCAACACCTCTCCAGGATGTCTCAGAGATAGATGAACTTAAAGAAGAAGGTGCTGTATCAAGACTTACTTATGTGGGAGATGCAATAACTTTGACACGGCACAAAATAGAAGGAAAAGTACCCTTGATTGGATTTACAGGAGCACCAGtaagattttattgatttttaagatgtattttatttatttacatgcattaaagaatataaattattatgtaattttgaatgccgtcatatatttatgttagtaaTTTTACAGTCTGAGGTAAAATTTTCACTTTAGGCATTTTCCACAAACATGACCATGTAGTAGGTTGTATAAGTAAAGTATAAATAGAAAACTGGTTGATACTGATcatatacattttacttttttcagGAGTTTCTTTAATGGATAATTTCAGGAATTTCTTCACAATATTGTAACATACATTTTCTAATAGTGTCTGTTTTTAGTTTACTTTGATGGGATACATGATAGAAGGTGGTGGAAGTAAGACTATGTCTAAAACAAAGAACTGGTTAGAAAAATATTCTAAGGATGTTCATAGACTACTTAGTTTGTTAACTAGAGTGATTGTGGACTATTTAGTCATGCAGGTAGTTTAGTACTTTTAgtacttttaaatcgttttattttttatatattgttttaatttcttatttattcattttataatgtttaattcatatgcAGGTGGAAAGTGGAGCTCAATTGCTTCAAGTTTTTGAATCAAGCGCAGACCACCTCACAAGAGAACAATTCAATGAGTTTTCTGCACCATACCTTAAAGATATCAGATCaggtgtaaaaaaaatattggaagaAAAAAATCTGGATCAAGTGCCTatggtattaattaattttaacacatataattgatataataaaaattggtgtattaatgttattttttttttgttacagacaATATTTGCAAAGGGTGGTGGACATTCCTTAGATGTACAAGCCCAGATGGGCTATGAGACTATTGGCTTAGACTGGACTGTAGATCCCATTGAAGCTAGAAAAATTGTAGGTAGCAATATCACTCTGCAAGGAAATCTTGATCCTCAAGATTTGTACAAAACTCCAGTAAGTATAgccctttttttaaatgaagtagTGGTATTTTACAGATCATTAcacaaacatttttactttattttcaggaagaaattaagaaattaactaTTGACATGGTCCAAAAATTTGGTAAACATAGATATATTGCAAATTTAGGTCATGGAATTACACCACAGACTCCTCTAGAGAGTATGACTGCATTCACCGAATCTGTACATGAAGCTATATAGACTCTTGAAAGGGATGTTTTACTGTTGTTATTTGTTTTGCATGTGGGAATATAAGGTCACTTTTATGGTAATTGTTTAATGGATTGTTACAATTATAAACTTACAATTATgtggttaaaattaatatatgtttacattGAATAAGCAGTTTTTGAGTTTTGACTTGTTGCTGGCATATCTTCATCATGACTGCCAGCAGATTTCTTCACatactaaaaagaaaaacattattatataataaaaaggcattcttgttataaattagaaattcaAACTCGATAATTACTAAATCAAAACAGTCAATAAATAGGGTTTTTGTACCCAAGAACCTTGGCTAAAAAACTAAgatcaaattcaattaattgttaactattaatttaaataaaaagttaagttaaataTGGGGTATCAATATAAccatttgaaatataaaggagcaaaatatatttgtttaatttacctGAGGATTTACTTGAATTTGCTCATCCATTTCTTGAATATATTGATGGAGCTTAGTGCAAGCAGCCATTTGTTGTTCTAATACACATAAAGTTTCAGGTGATGCATACTTCTCAGGACTATCAAGGAACACAACCATACCATCCTTTTGATTTATCATGGCATAAATTTCTCCCTCTTCaatctgtaattttaaatattaaaactcaaatatatgcgaaacataaaaataacaatatgtacaaaaataaaatcttagtattcaatatttttccattaataatttttaacatgtaacaaataacatacatatttttattgtatataagatTCAAAGTTCAAACTTATATGGTTACATAAAAAGAGAAGTTAAGAGGTGGATATAAATTGTAGACCTTGTAGTTGCAGTTTATTGCATTTCAGAGCAGCAATgcacagaaaataataaaataatgaaagatatattgcaaaaataagcCAATTTGTGCAACACCAAGGAAACTGgtaatagattattaaatatatggatgcctttaaaaatcaaaaagcaaccaattatataaaaagtgtactttgcttatttatttctattacattgtttataattattttttaaacaaattgtaaatGTATGTTTACTATTGTAACGTTAAAATTGGATGGTGGGTTATTGACGAGAaaagtgtcaataaaaaaaaattcaatttctaataaaaaaaaaaaatctgtagagttggaaaagtttttaaattaaacaaatcctCAAAAGAAAGTGGTCCGGAaatcagataaattattttaacattacaaatagatatacaaaaacagcaaatctatgttcaaaaatattttattcaaaaaaaatgaaaaagtaattttcttataatat
Coding sequences:
- the LOC113397150 gene encoding uroporphyrinogen decarboxylase, which codes for MEYTNKNFPPLKNDRLLKAACGKEVDKVPVWVMRQAGRYLPEFQAVRAKHDFFTVCRTPELACEVTLQPLRRYEHLDASIIFSDILVIPQALGMTVEMHPGVGPVFPTPLQDVSEIDELKEEGAVSRLTYVGDAITLTRHKIEGKVPLIGFTGAPFTLMGYMIEGGGSKTMSKTKNWLEKYSKDVHRLLSLLTRVIVDYLVMQVESGAQLLQVFESSADHLTREQFNEFSAPYLKDIRSGVKKILEEKNLDQVPMTIFAKGGGHSLDVQAQMGYETIGLDWTVDPIEARKIVGSNITLQGNLDPQDLYKTPEEIKKLTIDMVQKFGKHRYIANLGHGITPQTPLESMTAFTESVHEAI